From the genome of Triticum aestivum cultivar Chinese Spring chromosome 3B, IWGSC CS RefSeq v2.1, whole genome shotgun sequence, one region includes:
- the LOC123072085 gene encoding probable E3 ubiquitin-protein ligase RHC1A codes for MSGGRQTYWCFQCRQRVRPRGREMECPYCDAGFVAEMDDVDALMSQFVGMYSDFHRDPRFGIMEAMSTVMRHGMGSMNREADVRGRPSILSDLEMEFGSGPWLLFRGQLPGHLSEANNGFDVFVNGRRGVGTRRADVADYFVGPGLEDLIEQLTHNDRRGPPPASQSSIDAMPSVRITARHLTGDSHCPVCKDKFELESEAREMPCKHLYHSDCILPWLEQHNSCPVCRYELPTQSSSGASCSRSRSTNQNDSSSSSSSSGRTSGRQRRNPFSFLWPFRSSSSSTGSR; via the coding sequence ATGTCAGGAGGTAGGCAGACATATTGGTGCTTCCAGTGTAGACAGCGGGTTAGGCCGCGTGGACGGGAAATGGAGTGTCCTTACTGTGATGCTGGCTTTGTGGCTGAAATGGATGATGTCGATGCTCTCATGAGCCAGTTTGTTGGGATGTATAGTGATTTTCATCGTGACCCAAGGTTTGGGATCATGGAAGCAATGTCTACCGTGATGCGACATGGAATGGGGAGCATGAATCGAGAGGCTGATGTAAGAGGAAGGCCAAGCATATTATCTGACCTGGAGATGGAATTTGGTTCAGGGCCATGGTTGCTCTTCCGTGGCCAGCTCCCTGGTCATCTCTCAGAGGCCAATAATGGTTTCGACGTTTTCGTCAATGGACGCCGTGGTGTTGGCACGCGGAGGGCAGATGTTGCAGATTACTTTGTTGGGCCTGGATTAGAAGATCTAATTGAGCAGTTGACTCATAATGATCGTCGAGGGCCACCACCTGCCTCTCAGTCATCGATAGATGCCATGCCTAGTGTTAGGATCACTGCTAGGCATCTCACTGGAGACTCGCATTGCCCTGTCTGCAAGGACAAGTTTGAACTGGAATCGGAAGCAAGAGAGATGCCATGCAAGCATTTATACCACTCTGATTGCATACTTCCTTGGCTAGAACAACACAATTCCTGTCCTGTTTGCCGATATGAGCTGCCAACACAGAGCTCTAGTGGTGCCAGCTGCTCACGCTCAAGATCAACCAACCAAAATGACAGTTCAAGCAGCTCAAGTAGCAGTGGGAGAACCAGTGGGCGTCAGAGAAGGAATCCGTTCTCGTTCCTATGGCCTTTCCGCTCATCAAGTTCTAGCACTGGTTCTCGTTAG